In the genome of Geotrypetes seraphini chromosome 16, aGeoSer1.1, whole genome shotgun sequence, one region contains:
- the LOC117350938 gene encoding olfactory receptor 11-like — MRNHTDVTEFMILGFSEFPELQRPLFILFSLLYLMAVLGNLLVICIICADRHLHTPMYFFLANLSMIDISSLTVTVPKLLTMLLTHSNTISFSGCIVQMYWFLTGPGVEFLLLTAMAYDRYVAICNPLHYTIIMNERVCAFLAAFSWATGFLEVIPHAIVTSQFSFCDSNVINHVLCDLTALMKLSCTDTAVIETMNFVASVFTTFTPFSLTLTSYVFIISTILKTRSTEGKSKAFSTCSSHLTVILLSYGTMLGVYLQPASLDSINGNKLATMIYIILLPLLNPLIYSLRNKELKVALRKAIQRKS, encoded by the coding sequence ATGAGAAACCATACTGACGTGACAGAATTCATGATTCTCGGATTCTCAGAATTTCCAGAGCTGCAGCGTCCTCTCTTCATTCTCTTCTCACTCCTCTACCTGATGGCTGTGCTGGGGAACCTCCTCGTTATCTGCATAATTTGTGCTGATCGACACCTCCACACCCCCATGTATTTCTTCTTAGCCAACTTATCTATGATAGATATCTCTTCCCTTACAGTCACAGTTCCCAAATTATTGACAATGCTCCTGACTCATAGTAATACCATATCTTTCAGTGGATGTATTGTACAAATGTATTGGTTTCTGACTGGTCCTGGGGTAgaatttctgcttctcactgccatGGCGTATGATCGTTATGTCGCAATATGCAATCCACTGCATTATACTATTATCATGAATGAGAGGGTCTGTGCTTTCCTTGCAGCTTTCTCATGGGCGACTGGTTTCCTGGAAGTAATTCCCCATGCTATTGTTACATCTCAGTTTTCTTTCTGTGACTCCAATGTGATCAATCATGTTCTTTGTGACCTCACAGCTCTCATGAAACTGTCCTGCACAGACACCGCTGTCATTGAAACCATGAACTTTGTGGCATCGGTGTTTACAACCTTCACCCCATTTTCCCTAACCCTGACATCCTATGTGTTTATCATCTCCACCATCCTGAAAACCCGCTCTACAGAGGGCAAAAGCAAGGCCTTCTCCACCTGCTCCTCCCACCTTACTGTCATCCTTCTGTCATATGGGACAATGTTAGGAGTATATCTGCAACCCGCATCATTGGATTCTATTAATGGAAACAAACTAGCTACAATGATATATATTATTTTGCTCCCACTTTTGAATCCCCTAATTTATAGTCTGAGAAACAAAGAATTAAAAGTGGCTCTTAGGAAAGCTATCCAGAGAAAATCATAA